One Bacteroidetes bacterium GWF2_43_63 genomic region harbors:
- a CDS encoding tRNA-specific adenosine deaminase: MENKNDRYFLQMAVDLAAENVRSGRGGPFGAVIVKDGEVLATGVNLVTSSNDPTAHAEVTAIRNATSKLKDFQLKDCILYSSCEPCPMCLGAIYWARPERLVFATSKHDAASVGFDDAFIYEELELSIEARHLKTEYCPEEAFKLPFQLWKESEGKTEY; this comes from the coding sequence ATGGAAAATAAAAATGACAGATATTTTCTGCAGATGGCAGTTGATCTTGCCGCAGAGAATGTACGCAGCGGAAGAGGGGGGCCCTTCGGAGCTGTCATTGTGAAAGATGGTGAAGTCCTGGCAACCGGGGTAAACCTGGTCACAAGCAGTAATGACCCAACGGCCCATGCCGAAGTAACAGCCATCCGGAATGCCACTTCGAAATTGAAAGACTTTCAATTGAAAGACTGCATTTTGTACAGCAGTTGCGAACCTTGCCCCATGTGCCTGGGAGCCATTTACTGGGCGCGCCCCGAACGGCTGGTATTTGCTACATCAAAGCATGACGCAGCCAGCGTTGGATTTGATGATGCATTTATTTACGAGGAACTGGAATTGAGCATTGAAGCCAGGCATCTTAAAACAGAGTATTGTCCCGAAGAAGCATTCAAACTACCTTTCCAACTCTGGAAAGAATCTGAAGGAAAGACGGAATACTGA
- the cysM gene encoding cysteine synthase B (catalyzes the formation of cysteine from 3-O-acetyl-L-serine and hydrogen sulfide), with protein MCENILQSIGNTPLVLINKLNPNPAVQIFAKVEGNNPTGSIKDRIALKMIEQAEAEGHLKNGRIIIEPTSGNTGIGLAMIASVKGYRIQIVMSAAVSPERRSMIAAFGGEVILTDANEGTDGAIRKAREMVSAEPDKYFMPDQFSNRYNKMAHYKTTSEEIWKQTNGKVDYLVSAIGTSGTIMGVGKGLKENNPSIRIVCAHPVKGHYIQGLKNMEEAIVPSIYKPELIDETIMIETDEAYEMARRIVAEEGIFVGMSSGAAMIAAIETARKIKCGKIVVIFPDRGEKYLSTGLFGPMN; from the coding sequence ATTTGCGAAAATATTTTACAATCGATTGGAAACACGCCGCTGGTACTGATAAACAAGCTGAATCCGAATCCGGCAGTGCAGATTTTTGCCAAAGTAGAAGGAAATAATCCAACAGGAAGCATCAAAGATCGCATTGCTCTGAAGATGATTGAGCAGGCCGAAGCAGAAGGTCATTTGAAAAACGGGAGAATCATTATTGAGCCAACATCGGGCAACACGGGAATCGGTCTGGCCATGATTGCTTCAGTGAAGGGTTATCGGATCCAGATTGTTATGAGTGCCGCTGTATCACCTGAGCGCAGGAGCATGATTGCTGCTTTCGGAGGAGAAGTCATTCTTACGGATGCCAATGAGGGTACCGATGGCGCAATCCGCAAAGCTCGTGAAATGGTGTCTGCTGAACCCGACAAATATTTCATGCCTGATCAGTTCTCGAACCGTTACAATAAAATGGCGCATTACAAGACCACCAGCGAGGAAATCTGGAAACAGACCAATGGAAAGGTCGATTATCTCGTGTCGGCCATCGGAACATCGGGCACCATTATGGGCGTTGGAAAAGGACTGAAGGAAAACAATCCATCCATCCGCATTGTGTGTGCACATCCGGTAAAAGGTCATTACATCCAGGGATTGAAAAACATGGAAGAAGCCATTGTTCCGTCAATTTACAAGCCGGAGCTGATCGATGAAACCATAATGATTGAAACAGATGAGGCCTATGAAATGGCTCGCCGGATTGTAGCCGAAGAAGGTATTTTTGTCGGGATGAGCAGTGGTGCAGCTATGATAGCTGCTATTGAAACCGCCAGAAAAATCAAATGCGGAAAGATCGTGGTTATTTTTCCTGACCGTGGGGAGAAGTACCTGAGTACCGGCTTATTTGGTCCGATGAATTAA
- a CDS encoding UDP-N-acetylglucosamine 1-carboxyvinyltransferase, with amino-acid sequence MSSFEIIGGNRLSGTITPQGAKNEALQVICAVLLTNEKVTISNVPDIRDVNKLIDVMRFLGVDVNNPAPGTWEFTAADVHTDYLKTEEFRQNAGVLRGSAMILGPMLSRFGVGAIPRPGGDKIGRRRMDTHFIGLEKLGATFEDNDSTFYIARRKGRLKGTFMLLDEASVTGTANIVMAAVLAEGTTTIYNAACEPYLQQLCKMLVRMGASIEGIGSNLLIIHGVEKLGGADHVLLPDMIEVGSFIGLAAMTQSDIIIKNASVKDLGIIPDVFRRLGIPVEQLGDDLHVPSIDVYEVETFRDGSIMTIADAPWPGFTPDLLSVVLVLATQAKGSVLIHQKMFESRLFFVDKLIDMGAQIILCDPHRATIIGLERKTQLRGIEMTSPDIRAGASLLIAALSAKGKSVIHNIEQIDRGYQNFDGRLRALGAEIRRI; translated from the coding sequence ATGAGCAGCTTTGAAATCATTGGCGGGAACAGGCTTTCAGGGACCATCACTCCGCAGGGAGCCAAAAACGAAGCATTGCAGGTTATCTGTGCTGTTTTGTTGACAAATGAAAAAGTCACCATTTCTAATGTTCCTGACATCAGAGATGTGAATAAGCTTATTGATGTGATGCGCTTTCTGGGCGTTGATGTGAATAATCCTGCTCCCGGAACATGGGAATTTACCGCTGCTGATGTTCATACTGATTACCTGAAAACTGAAGAATTTCGTCAGAATGCCGGTGTTCTTCGGGGTTCCGCTATGATTCTTGGCCCTATGCTTTCACGATTCGGTGTTGGCGCAATCCCTCGTCCGGGTGGTGATAAAATTGGCCGGCGTCGTATGGATACGCACTTTATTGGACTTGAAAAACTTGGTGCCACGTTCGAAGATAATGATTCTACGTTTTATATCGCTCGTCGGAAAGGCCGTCTGAAAGGGACTTTCATGCTGCTCGATGAAGCGTCGGTAACCGGAACGGCCAATATTGTGATGGCTGCCGTTCTTGCAGAAGGCACTACAACCATTTACAATGCTGCCTGCGAGCCTTACCTGCAACAGCTATGCAAAATGCTTGTGAGAATGGGAGCCAGTATCGAAGGAATCGGCTCTAACCTGCTTATTATTCATGGCGTTGAAAAGCTTGGCGGAGCTGATCATGTTTTATTACCCGATATGATCGAAGTTGGCTCTTTCATTGGCCTTGCAGCTATGACACAGAGCGATATTATAATTAAAAATGCTTCAGTAAAAGATCTCGGAATAATCCCCGATGTGTTCAGAAGACTCGGCATTCCCGTTGAACAATTGGGCGATGACCTTCATGTTCCTTCAATTGATGTGTATGAAGTTGAGACTTTCCGCGATGGTTCAATCATGACCATTGCCGATGCACCCTGGCCTGGCTTCACGCCTGACTTGTTGTCGGTTGTGTTGGTTCTTGCAACACAAGCCAAAGGCAGTGTACTGATTCATCAGAAAATGTTTGAAAGCCGCTTGTTTTTCGTTGACAAACTGATTGACATGGGAGCTCAGATCATTCTTTGTGACCCGCACAGAGCCACCATTATTGGCCTTGAGCGTAAGACACAGTTGCGCGGAATCGAGATGACATCACCGGATATCCGCGCAGGGGCTTCGTTGCTGATTGCTGCGTTGTCGGCGAAAGGGAAAAGCGTTATCCATAATATTGAACAGATTGATCGTGGCTATCAGAATTTCGATGGCCGCTTAAGGGCTTTGGGGGCGGAGATTCGAAGAATTTAA
- a CDS encoding transglycosylase, producing MQSPWISNTFAENSIQVFSRLKNWWHRRKELRKKRKWYVRVLRFILFSFLAFILFLFLININFLWLFGSSPRISDIKNPQQSIASEVYSSDGKMIGRFYRENRTPVEYNELSPLLVKTLVATEDERYYSHMGIDFVGLVSAFKDWFSGDYRGASTISQQLVKNMYKSRSAYSKGLCGRIPFVRVVIMKLKEWIGAFKIEVYYSKEEVIAMYLNTVDFGNNTFGIKTASRVYFQTTPAKLKPEQIAMLVGMLKAPTTYGPLKNPKNCAKRRNVILGIMQKRQLISKSEADSLSALPLGLKYKIEDVSDGAAPYFRNAVAASIDTWCRANGYDIYSSGLKIYTTIDSRMQQYAEEAVNKQMTFLQREFDKHWGNENPWRDINYNEIPDFIYTNALECPRYKQFRKETGSEDSAMVLMNQPIAMKIFDPKLGAVDTVLSPIDSIEYTKRLLHIGFVAIEPQNRYVRAWVGDIDYQFFKYDHVSQAERQPGSTFKLFVYTAAIAAGMAPCDTRRDQFIEWKYKENGKDMVWRPHNVTGKHYGIPVSLRFAFAHSINSIAVAVAREVGLDKVMEYAYRLGIRSQLENVPSMCLGSSDVRLLDLVNSYASIIADGIYEPPVLVTRIEDREGNTVWEYKPNRKRAVDYETAVMMQEMLKAGMRERGSTTQALRKYDLFRYGTEYGGKTGTSSNFSDGWFVGVSHKLVGGAWVGGEQRCIHFRNGFELGEGGYSALPVFGIFMQKVMKDESLKKYRAKFPEPKKKLTKQFDCWTSIPDSLMGDSADMRGVDSLLNGG from the coding sequence ATGCAATCGCCCTGGATTTCAAATACCTTTGCCGAAAATTCCATACAAGTGTTTTCACGATTAAAAAATTGGTGGCATCGAAGAAAAGAACTTCGCAAAAAACGGAAATGGTATGTCCGGGTTTTGCGATTCATTTTGTTTTCATTTCTTGCGTTCATTCTTTTTCTTTTTCTGATCAATATTAATTTCCTGTGGCTGTTTGGTTCATCACCGCGCATTTCAGATATCAAGAATCCGCAGCAAAGCATCGCTTCAGAGGTTTACAGTTCGGATGGAAAAATGATCGGACGTTTTTACCGCGAAAACAGAACGCCGGTTGAGTACAATGAACTCTCGCCACTGCTTGTGAAAACACTGGTAGCAACAGAAGATGAGCGTTACTATTCTCACATGGGAATTGATTTTGTCGGATTGGTTTCTGCCTTCAAAGACTGGTTCTCGGGTGATTATCGCGGCGCCAGCACTATTTCGCAGCAGCTGGTGAAGAATATGTATAAATCAAGATCGGCCTATTCCAAAGGGCTGTGTGGAAGAATACCGTTTGTGCGCGTTGTAATCATGAAACTGAAAGAATGGATTGGTGCTTTTAAAATTGAAGTGTATTATTCCAAAGAAGAAGTCATTGCAATGTATCTGAATACTGTTGATTTCGGGAACAATACCTTCGGCATCAAAACGGCATCCAGAGTGTATTTCCAGACAACACCCGCAAAGCTGAAACCAGAGCAGATTGCTATGCTGGTGGGAATGCTGAAAGCACCAACAACCTACGGCCCGCTGAAGAACCCGAAAAACTGCGCAAAACGCCGGAATGTTATTCTCGGCATTATGCAGAAGCGTCAGCTGATTTCGAAATCAGAAGCCGACTCGTTATCCGCTCTGCCACTGGGTTTGAAATATAAAATTGAAGACGTGTCAGATGGAGCTGCTCCGTATTTCCGCAATGCAGTGGCCGCCTCAATCGACACATGGTGCCGCGCCAACGGATACGATATTTACAGTTCCGGACTAAAAATTTATACCACCATCGATTCACGCATGCAGCAATACGCCGAAGAAGCAGTGAATAAACAAATGACTTTTCTGCAGCGCGAATTTGATAAACACTGGGGCAATGAAAATCCGTGGCGTGATATCAATTACAACGAAATTCCTGATTTCATTTACACCAATGCACTCGAATGTCCGCGCTACAAGCAGTTTCGAAAAGAAACCGGCAGTGAAGATTCCGCCATGGTGCTGATGAATCAGCCAATTGCCATGAAGATCTTTGATCCTAAACTCGGCGCAGTTGACACCGTGCTAAGTCCGATAGATTCAATAGAATACACAAAACGACTGCTCCACATCGGCTTTGTAGCCATCGAACCACAAAACCGTTATGTACGAGCATGGGTTGGCGACATCGATTACCAGTTTTTTAAATACGATCATGTAAGTCAGGCTGAGCGTCAGCCCGGATCAACTTTCAAGCTGTTTGTTTACACCGCTGCCATCGCTGCAGGCATGGCCCCATGCGATACCCGGCGCGACCAATTTATCGAATGGAAATACAAGGAAAACGGAAAAGATATGGTCTGGCGCCCGCACAATGTGACTGGAAAACACTATGGAATTCCTGTTTCATTGCGCTTTGCTTTTGCACATTCCATCAACAGTATTGCGGTTGCGGTAGCGCGCGAAGTTGGGCTCGACAAAGTGATGGAATACGCATACCGCCTGGGAATCCGGAGTCAGCTCGAAAATGTTCCGTCCATGTGTCTGGGCTCCTCCGATGTGCGTTTGCTGGATCTGGTAAATTCATATGCAAGTATTATCGCCGACGGAATTTATGAACCACCCGTACTTGTTACCCGCATCGAAGACAGGGAAGGGAACACAGTTTGGGAATACAAACCAAACCGCAAACGCGCAGTTGATTATGAAACGGCTGTAATGATGCAGGAAATGCTGAAAGCCGGTATGAGAGAGCGCGGCAGTACAACACAAGCATTGCGCAAATATGACCTTTTCCGCTACGGCACCGAATACGGAGGCAAAACCGGAACATCGTCGAATTTCAGTGATGGCTGGTTCGTTGGCGTATCGCATAAACTCGTAGGCGGGGCCTGGGTTGGAGGCGAACAGCGCTGCATACATTTCCGCAATGGATTTGAGCTGGGCGAAGGCGGCTACTCTGCCCTGCCCGTGTTTGGAATCTTCATGCAAAAAGTAATGAAAGACGAATCGCTCAAAAAATACCGTGCAAAATTTCCTGAGCCAAAAAAGAAACTCACAAAACAATTCGACTGCTGGACCTCGATTCCCGATTCGCTCATGGGCGATTCGGCCGATATGCGGGGTGTAGATTCATTGCTGAATGGCGGATGA
- a CDS encoding 4-hydroxy-tetrahydrodipicolinate reductase, translating to MKIFIIGYGKMGKMIETLAKAERHEVVAVVDAGQFWPRFTDADRPDVAIEFTQPDNAADNLKHCIEWGIPVVCGTTGWDKYRDEVKKLCLQKNAAVMFGSNYSIGVNVWFNALKVAAAGLAMSSGYTVMIDETHHVNKKDKPSGTAITAANIIHERMPQYDGWSLKKEEGKIHIDAHRRQDVTGIHSVLFSSDMDEIELVHRASSREGFAKGALKAAEWLCDKKGFFDFSQVFEEIFASGNK from the coding sequence ATGAAAATTTTCATTATTGGTTATGGGAAAATGGGTAAAATGATTGAGACGCTTGCAAAAGCAGAAAGACATGAAGTGGTGGCCGTTGTCGATGCAGGGCAGTTCTGGCCTCGTTTCACAGATGCTGATCGCCCCGATGTTGCCATTGAATTCACGCAGCCTGATAACGCAGCCGACAATCTGAAACATTGTATTGAGTGGGGAATTCCAGTTGTGTGCGGAACAACCGGATGGGATAAATACCGCGATGAAGTTAAAAAACTCTGTCTGCAGAAAAATGCTGCTGTAATGTTTGGCAGCAATTATAGTATTGGTGTGAACGTGTGGTTCAATGCGCTGAAAGTTGCTGCTGCGGGTTTGGCAATGTCATCCGGATATACGGTTATGATTGATGAAACACATCATGTGAATAAAAAGGACAAACCCAGTGGCACCGCCATTACTGCTGCAAACATTATACATGAGCGAATGCCTCAATATGATGGCTGGAGCCTGAAAAAGGAAGAAGGAAAAATTCACATCGACGCGCATCGGAGGCAGGATGTGACAGGAATTCATTCCGTACTTTTTTCTTCCGACATGGATGAAATTGAATTGGTGCACAGAGCCAGCAGCCGTGAAGGCTTCGCGAAAGGCGCATTGAAAGCTGCAGAGTGGCTTTGCGACAAAAAAGGATTTTTCGACTTTTCGCAGGTGTTCGAAGAAATATTTGCATCCGGCAATAAATAG
- a CDS encoding ATP-dependent DNA helicase: MPPSFINNLNDVQRDAVTCTEGPVMVLAGAGSGKTRVLTYRVAYLIQSGVQPHNILALTFTNKAAREMKERIFQLVGGAKAHSLWMGTFHSIFARILKIESEKIGYPKDFTIYDTDDSKSVVKAIVREFQLDDKAYNPGYVLNRISAAKMNLINPEQYKNDPEIQYQDKTAKKPQITEIYKEYWNRCKRSAAMDFDDLLFNTNLLMHHYPEVLKKYQDRFEYILVDEYQDTNYAQYLILKRLAALRENICVVGDDAQSIYGFRGANIQNILNFNKDYPSVHTFKLEQNYRSTKTIVAAANSVIQNNQSQLHKMVWTGNDEGEMISLLKASNDVDEALLIANSIFHTRMTYHLKNSDFAVLYRTNAQSRAMEDALRKLNIPYRVYGGMSFYKRKEVRDLIAYFRIVINPNDNEAFYRIVNYPARGIGNTTLHKLSVHASEQEVPVWNILQNIDIYHHDFNASTIKRLKDFMELVRHYQLQLDSSTAWELATKIATGSGLIKELFEDRSPEGVTRYQNIESVLNGIRSFEDEFEQANDGEKPSLSDFLQMVSLLSTVDEGEDKDNPDRVSLMTVHSAKGLEFPYVFIAGLEENLFPSSMSMGSRAEIEEERRLFYVAVTRAMQKLTLSYADTRLKWGELNFCTPSRFLEELDSSLLDIPQKFSPGNKLKENTEFSVKSQNTTPGYTFREKTQKASGHSYNKKAQDSSSPEFKKKEVPQPKSAPAFSDSEIADVEDIMEGMRVEHARFGAGTVILIEGIGQNKKAMVEFDAAGQKQLVLRFARLKAVKN; the protein is encoded by the coding sequence ATGCCCCCATCATTTATAAATAATCTGAATGACGTACAGCGCGACGCAGTGACCTGTACCGAAGGCCCAGTAATGGTGCTTGCCGGTGCCGGATCAGGGAAAACGCGTGTCCTCACTTATCGCGTGGCTTATCTCATCCAGAGCGGCGTACAGCCCCACAATATTCTTGCGCTGACTTTTACAAATAAAGCAGCCCGCGAGATGAAAGAACGTATTTTTCAGCTGGTAGGCGGTGCAAAAGCTCATTCATTGTGGATGGGAACTTTCCACTCTATTTTCGCACGCATTCTGAAAATTGAAAGCGAAAAAATTGGTTATCCAAAAGATTTCACTATTTACGACACCGATGATTCGAAAAGTGTTGTGAAAGCCATTGTGCGCGAATTTCAACTTGATGATAAAGCCTACAATCCCGGCTATGTTCTCAACAGAATTTCTGCAGCCAAAATGAATCTGATAAATCCGGAGCAGTATAAAAACGATCCGGAAATTCAATATCAGGATAAAACGGCGAAAAAACCTCAGATTACTGAAATTTACAAAGAATATTGGAACCGCTGCAAACGTTCTGCAGCCATGGATTTCGACGATTTGCTTTTCAACACAAATCTGTTGATGCATCATTATCCTGAAGTGCTTAAAAAATATCAGGACCGGTTTGAATATATTCTTGTTGACGAGTATCAGGATACAAACTACGCTCAGTATCTTATATTGAAGCGTCTGGCTGCACTTCGCGAAAATATCTGCGTGGTGGGCGATGATGCACAGAGCATCTACGGCTTTCGTGGTGCCAATATTCAGAATATTCTCAACTTCAATAAAGATTATCCATCTGTTCACACCTTTAAGCTTGAGCAAAATTATCGCTCAACCAAAACCATCGTTGCTGCCGCCAATTCTGTGATTCAGAACAATCAATCACAGCTGCACAAAATGGTATGGACCGGAAATGATGAAGGAGAAATGATTTCGCTTTTAAAAGCATCCAACGATGTTGATGAAGCTTTGCTGATAGCCAATTCCATTTTCCACACCCGGATGACTTATCATCTTAAAAACAGCGATTTTGCCGTTCTATATCGCACCAATGCGCAATCGCGGGCTATGGAAGATGCCTTGCGTAAACTTAATATTCCTTACCGCGTTTATGGCGGAATGTCATTTTACAAACGCAAAGAAGTCAGAGATCTGATCGCATATTTTCGCATTGTGATCAACCCAAACGATAACGAGGCATTTTACCGCATTGTGAATTATCCGGCGAGAGGAATTGGAAATACTACGCTGCATAAGCTTTCGGTGCATGCAAGCGAGCAGGAAGTTCCGGTTTGGAATATTCTTCAGAACATCGATATTTATCATCACGATTTCAACGCTTCAACCATCAAGCGTTTGAAAGATTTTATGGAGCTGGTTCGTCACTATCAGCTTCAGCTCGACTCATCCACAGCCTGGGAACTCGCAACTAAAATTGCAACCGGCAGCGGATTGATCAAAGAATTATTCGAAGATCGCTCTCCGGAAGGCGTCACGAGATATCAGAATATCGAATCGGTTCTTAACGGAATCCGTAGTTTCGAAGATGAGTTTGAACAGGCCAATGACGGCGAAAAACCATCGCTGAGCGACTTTCTGCAAATGGTTTCGCTTCTCTCTACCGTTGATGAAGGTGAGGACAAGGACAACCCCGACCGGGTTTCGCTTATGACCGTGCATTCCGCCAAAGGACTTGAGTTTCCATATGTTTTTATTGCCGGCCTTGAGGAAAATTTATTTCCAAGTTCCATGTCGATGGGATCCAGAGCTGAAATAGAAGAAGAGCGCCGATTGTTTTATGTGGCTGTTACACGCGCCATGCAAAAACTGACGCTGAGTTATGCCGATACCAGACTGAAATGGGGTGAGCTGAATTTCTGCACTCCGAGCCGTTTTCTGGAGGAACTTGATTCATCGCTGCTGGATATTCCACAAAAGTTTTCGCCGGGAAACAAGCTGAAAGAGAATACTGAATTCAGCGTGAAATCGCAGAATACTACTCCCGGATATACATTCAGGGAGAAAACTCAAAAAGCATCCGGACATTCTTATAACAAAAAAGCACAGGATTCATCAAGCCCTGAATTCAAAAAGAAAGAAGTTCCACAACCGAAATCTGCTCCTGCTTTTAGCGACAGTGAGATTGCAGATGTTGAAGATATTATGGAAGGTATGCGGGTCGAGCACGCACGGTTTGGAGCCGGCACAGTGATTCTTATTGAAGGAATCGGTCAGAATAAAAAAGCCATGGTTGAATTTGATGCAGCCGGTCAAAAACAGCTTGTACTGCGGTTTGCGAGATTGAAGGCCGTCAAGAACTAA
- a CDS encoding aminotransferase class III translates to MNSSRDLFFRHVAQTSPEPLALEIVSAKDCSLFAADGREYLDFISGISVSNLGHNHPEINAAVIEQVNKHSHLLVYGEFIQSAQTGLAEMLCSLLPDSLNNVYFVNSGAEAIDGAMKLAKRSTGRFEILSCRNAYHGSSTGPLSIMGSEEYKNAFRPLLPGTGLIKFNCVEDIKHITDKTAAVVIEPFQAEAGVRVPDKNYFTELRKRCNETGTLLILDEVQTGFGRTGKMFAMEHFGFVPDILVLAKALGGGFPLGAFIANESLMKNLTHHPVLGHITTFGGHPVSCAAALASLKVMVRGKYYEQVPEKEKLFRNLLSDLPGLVEFRSAGLLMAAEFESFEMNQKIIKALLENGVLTDWFLFSPQSMRLAPPLIISNEQIEVGCAKIIQIVKSIHQ, encoded by the coding sequence ATGAACTCGTCTCGCGATTTGTTTTTCCGACATGTGGCGCAAACATCGCCTGAACCGCTGGCACTCGAAATTGTGTCGGCGAAAGATTGTTCATTGTTTGCAGCCGACGGCCGAGAATATCTCGATTTTATTTCCGGAATTTCAGTGAGCAATCTTGGTCACAACCATCCGGAAATAAATGCGGCGGTGATTGAGCAAGTCAATAAGCATTCGCATCTGCTGGTGTATGGCGAATTTATTCAGAGTGCTCAAACCGGGCTGGCAGAAATGCTTTGCAGTTTATTGCCGGATTCGCTGAACAATGTCTATTTTGTGAACAGCGGAGCTGAAGCCATTGATGGCGCCATGAAACTCGCTAAGCGCAGCACCGGACGATTCGAAATTTTATCGTGTCGCAATGCCTATCATGGCAGTTCGACCGGTCCGCTTAGCATTATGGGAAGCGAAGAATACAAAAACGCTTTTCGTCCATTGTTGCCTGGAACCGGGTTGATCAAATTTAATTGTGTTGAAGATATTAAACACATCACAGACAAAACGGCGGCAGTAGTCATCGAACCCTTCCAGGCCGAAGCAGGGGTGCGGGTTCCCGACAAAAACTATTTCACAGAATTGCGCAAACGATGCAATGAAACCGGAACGTTGCTTATTCTCGACGAAGTTCAGACTGGCTTTGGACGCACCGGAAAAATGTTTGCCATGGAGCATTTCGGGTTTGTTCCCGACATTCTGGTTCTTGCAAAAGCGTTGGGTGGGGGATTTCCGCTTGGCGCCTTCATTGCAAACGAATCGCTGATGAAAAACCTGACCCATCATCCGGTGCTGGGACACATTACTACCTTCGGTGGCCATCCGGTTTCGTGCGCGGCAGCTTTGGCTTCGCTGAAAGTGATGGTGCGCGGGAAATATTATGAACAGGTTCCGGAAAAGGAAAAATTATTTCGAAACTTGCTCTCAGATTTACCCGGACTTGTGGAATTCAGATCGGCCGGATTGCTCATGGCAGCTGAGTTTGAATCGTTTGAAATGAATCAGAAAATCATAAAAGCACTGCTCGAAAATGGTGTGCTGACCGACTGGTTTCTGTTTTCACCACAAAGCATGCGACTGGCTCCACCACTTATTATCAGCAATGAGCAGATCGAAGTGGGCTGTGCAAAAATAATTCAGATTGTAAAATCAATTCATCAATAA
- a CDS encoding chromosome partitioning protein ParA: MGKVISIANQKGGVGKTTSAINVSAGLAVLENKVLLIDADPQANATSGLGFDPKNIRTSIYECIVDNVNPADAILHTKTPNLDILPAHIDLVGAEIEMINMENRERMMRKVVRQLKDQYDFIIIDCSPSLGLITVNSLTASDSVLIPVQCEYFALEGLGKLLNTIKIVQTRLNQELAIEGILLTMYDVRLRLSNQVVDEVRNHFKEMVFETIIPRNTRLGEAPSFGESIIMFDAESKGSISYLNLAREILQRNNMLKPQ; this comes from the coding sequence ATGGGAAAAGTTATTTCAATCGCCAATCAGAAGGGCGGTGTAGGGAAAACCACCAGTGCTATCAATGTAAGCGCCGGGCTGGCTGTGCTGGAGAATAAAGTTTTGCTCATCGATGCTGACCCGCAGGCAAATGCCACTTCGGGACTGGGCTTCGATCCAAAGAATATCAGAACCAGTATTTACGAATGCATTGTTGACAATGTAAATCCGGCCGATGCCATTTTGCATACAAAAACCCCGAATCTTGATATTCTTCCAGCTCATATCGATCTTGTCGGTGCTGAAATAGAAATGATCAACATGGAAAACCGCGAACGCATGATGCGTAAAGTGGTGCGCCAGTTGAAGGACCAGTACGATTTTATCATTATCGATTGCTCTCCATCGCTTGGACTTATCACTGTAAACTCGCTCACCGCATCCGATTCTGTATTGATTCCGGTGCAATGCGAATATTTTGCGCTCGAAGGCCTTGGTAAACTTTTGAATACAATAAAAATCGTACAGACCAGACTGAATCAGGAACTCGCCATAGAAGGAATTTTGCTCACGATGTATGACGTTCGCCTTCGCTTGTCGAATCAGGTGGTCGATGAAGTCCGAAATCATTTTAAAGAAATGGTTTTTGAAACAATCATTCCCCGGAATACCCGTCTTGGAGAGGCTCCATCGTTTGGCGAAAGCATAATCATGTTTGATGCGGAAAGCAAAGGTTCAATCAGTTATCTCAATCTTGCGCGCGAAATTCTGCAACGAAACAACATGCTGAAACCACAATAG